One genomic segment of Tachyglossus aculeatus isolate mTacAcu1 chromosome 17, mTacAcu1.pri, whole genome shotgun sequence includes these proteins:
- the LOC119939665 gene encoding SLP adapter and CSK-interacting membrane protein, with the protein MSWWRENFWLLMAVAIVVVSLTIGLLMYCICKKQLARGESWPIPKSLKQKPKKEERMYENFRNETPEYVPPLPPRNLPLDDTFPGVSQDGPTQPGDAYSSVNRDRRPEKRSSSYDEPDADLYIEPEEGYDDVEIPAVTGPGPPVSSF; encoded by the exons ATGTCTTGGTGGCGGGAGAATTTTTGGCTGCTCATGGCCGTGGCTATTGTTGTTGTCTCACTGACCATCGGCCTGCTGATGTACTGTATCTGTAAGAAGCAGCTCGCACGAG GAGAGAGTTGGCCCATTCCCAAGTCTCTGAAACAGAAACCgaaaaaagaagaaaggatgTATGA GAATTTCCGCAATGAAACTCCAGAGTATGTCCCCCCGCTGCCGCCCCGAAACCTCCCTTTGGACGACACGTTCCCCGGCG TTTCCCAAGATGGTCCGACCCAACCAGGAGACGCGTACTCCTCCGTGAACAGGGACCGAAGGCCCGAGAAGAGATCTTCCAGCTACGACGAACCGGATGCCGACCTCTACATCGAACCCGAGGAGGGCTACGATGACGTCGAGATCCCCGCGGTCACCGGCCCCGGGCCGCCGGTTTCTTCTTTTTAG